DNA sequence from the Chondrinema litorale genome:
TAGACTCACCTCGATTTTGATTTAAAAATTGTTAAAAAAATTATTACAAGAGCACCTTCGCTAAAAGGATGTGTTTAGCCCTTCATGACTTTTTACTTAACTCAAGATCAAGCTAATATGAATTGATTTACAGAATATTAGGGTGTTTATAAACATTATATGAATTGTTAGTAAAGTCTTAATTTGAAGCATTTATAATCTTTCAGCTCTTACTATTTTTCCGGGAAAAACAATGAGCTTTAACCTCCCTAATGTAAGAGATATTATATTTAAACAGGTTCATACCAATAACCTAGTTTATAACACCTGTTGGGAAGATCCAAGGTGTGATAGGCATCTATTAAAATTAAAAAGTGATAGTAGCCTTATAATGATAACCAGTGCAGGTTGCAATGCTTTAGATTATTTGTTGGACAATCCGCAAGTAATCCATGCCATAGATATGAACCCTAGGCAAAATGCTTTGCTTGAATTAAAGGTTGCCATTTTCCAACATGGAGACTATGAACACCTGTTTAAGTTTTTTGGTGAAGGTGCTTTTGAAGGAGCTGCGGCTTACTATCAAAAGAACTTGAGAGCACATTTGAGCGATTTCTCTAAAAAGTATTGGGATAAGAATATTGCCTATTTTAATGGCAAAGGTTTAAAGAAAAGCTTCTATTTTAATGGTACTTCTGGTTTGCTAGCAGGTATGCTCATGGCTTATATCAAAACCAAGCCAAAATTGTTTAAACTAGTTAATGCTTTATTTGAAGCCGAAACTCTAGATGAGCAGAAGAAAGTTTATAAGCAAATGGAGCCATTGCTATTTAATGAACCTGTAAAATGGTTGCTAAATAGACATATCACTATTTCTCTAGCAGGTGTGCCTAGGCCGCAACGACAGCTTATTATGGAGACTTATGAGAAGGAAGGTGTAGCAGGTTATGTGAAAGACAGCTTAAGACATATATTTTGCAACATATCGGTTAAAAACAACTATTTCTGGTATGTGTATGTATTTGGTAGCTACACGAAAGATTGTTGCCCAGAATATCTTAAAGAAGAAAACTTCGAAAAAATAAAAGCCAATTCCGACAGAATTAAGTTACATACCACTACCATTTCTCAATTCTTAAAAGACCATCCTGATAACTATTCACATTACATTTTGCTTGACCATCAAGATTGGTTAGCAGCTCACGATGTTGTTGCATTAAACGAAGAGTGGGAACTCATTTTGAAAAATAGTAAAAAAGACACCAGAATACTCCAAAGATCAGCAGCAAACAAAATCGATTTTTTTCCAGAGTTTATTATGCCTAAAATAGATTTTGAAGAAGAAATTACAGCGAGTTGGCATCTAAACGACCGTGTGGGGACTTATGGCAGTGTTTATTTGGGAATGGTAAAATAAATAAAAATTGAATATTAATTACGCTAAAACTACAATGACTTATACCACGATCAATGCCAAGCAGGCAGAAAAAATGAAGCGGTACTATATCTTTCATTCAAAGATATACGACCTCACCCGTTGGACATTTTTATTTGGAAGAAAACGACTAGTTAAAAATATTCCTTTTCAACCAACAGATAATTTTAGATTGCTTGAAGTAGGTTGTGGTACAGGTTATAATCTTGCCAAAATTCACGAACAGTTTCCAAATGCTGAGCTCACTGGAATAGACGTTTCTGATGACATGTTACAAATTGCAGAGAAGAAGACGCAAAAAGCAGGAGATAAGGTAAAATTGGTTTGTGAAGCTTATGGAGATAAAACAACTATAGAATCAGGGTTTGATGTGGTAATGTTTTCTTACTCACTCAGCATGATTAATCCATTTTGGGAAGATTTGCTAGAGCAAGCGCTAAGAGATTTAAAACCCGGAGGCTATTTGGCTGTAACTGATTTCCACGATTCAAAATTTGTCTCATTTAAAAAATGGATGGGAGTGAACCATGTAAAAATGGAAGGGCATTTATTTGAATGGTTGGATAAGTATTTCACGAAGCATCAAAGCAAAGTTAAAAAAGCCTATGCCGGAGTTTGGGAATACCTGATTTTTATTGGAAAAAAGGAGTTGTAGTTATTACTTAATTAATGTTAATATTACCATAAATTTAGTATTTATATATAAGTTTGTCCAGTCTTAAAACGCCGAAATTCTTTCAATTTCGGCGTTTTTGTTAATCGATTTTATAAACCTAGATTAAGTTATGGTCAAATTTTTCACATACTTGTTGCTTCTTTTAATGTTCACTTCGTGTGCAGGAAATTATAAGGCTCTTTATCCAGAAAGATTTAATTATACGAGTAATACATCATCGAGTGATGATTATGATTTCTATTATAGATATGATGTGCTCCATGAAAGAGAAAATAAGAAGTATGCAAAAAAGGAACATAAGAAAGGGATCAAGCTAGTCTCTATTAAAGTTGAAAATAAATCTGAACAAGATTTTGTTTTTGGAAAGGATTTGATCGTGCATTCTGGAAATACTCCAGTTACGTTGCTTGAGGCAAATTTTATTCATAAGCAATTAAAGCAAAACGTCCCTATATATTTACTATATCTGTTGCTGACACCTCTAGAATTTTATTCAACAAGCTCTAATGGCTCTACCAATTCAGTACCAATTGGATTGGCATTAGGCCCGGGAATTACCGTTTTGCAGATGGGTATTGCAGGTAGTGCAAATGGGAAGTTTAGGCAAGATTTAGAGATATATCTATTGAATGGAAAAACAATTCCTGCAGGTGAGACTGTATATGGTTTAATCGGTATAGTAGATTATGGATATAACCAGTTAATTCTTAAGTAACATTTAAAGACTTTAAATCAGCTATGAAAAAAACACTATTTACTATCATCATTTCTCTTCTTGCTTCTTTTACATTCGCCCAAGTTAAATTTGAGAAAGGATATTTTATAGATAACAACAATCAGCGAACAGATTGTCTGATTAAAAACTTAGGTTGGAAAAATAACCCCACAAGTTTCGAATACAAAGCATTAAAAGATTCTTCATCGACAAATACTCAAACAGCGACTATCGAAACAATAAAAGAATTTGGTGTAGAAGGCGCTTTTAGGTATTCCAGATTTACAGTGCAGATGGATAAATCATCTTCAGCAATAAGTGATTTAACAAAAGACAGAGAGCCAGTATTTGAAGAAGCTACCTTGTTTTTGAAATTATTAGTCGGGGGCAAAATCAATCTGTATGTGTACGAAACCGGCAAACTCACCAGATTTTTTTATAATACTCCAAGTGGTGATGTTAATCAATTGGTTTACAAGCTTTATAAAACTGAAAGTGGTGAAATCTCTAAAAATGTATATTATCAGCAACAACTTTGGAATGAGGTAAAATGTGAGGAGCTATCTATGAGTGATGCTAAGCGAGTAAGGTATTTACAAAATGATCTAATCAAATACTTTGTGAAATATAATGAGTGTGAAAATGCTGATTTGATTCTATTTCAAAAGGGAAAAAGCAAGATGCCTTTTAGTTTATCATTGAGACCGGGTGTTACCTTTGCCAATACCACAATGGAAAGTGTAAGTGATAATGAAATTGATTTTGGTAGTAAGACTAATTTAAGAATTGGGCTAGAGGCAGAGTTTGTATTACCCTACAATAAGAACAAATGGGCAATTGTAATAGAACCTACCTATCAATCTTTTGAATCTGAAGGGATGCTACTTACCCAAAATGTATCTTTTGAGTATCATTCAATAGATTTTCCTTTAAAACTCAGATACTATTCCTTCTTAAATGATAATTCTAAGATTTATTTAAATGCAGGAGTACTCACAAGTTTACTTTTTAATTCAGAGATCACTTTTGGAACTAATGATGTTCGTGCCTTAGATAATGATTTAAGTTTTACATTGGGTGCTGGTTATAATTTTAAAAATCGATTGAATCTAGAGTTTATCTTAAATGGAAGTCGAGATCTCACTAGAGATAATCTGAACTGGGAAACTAAATACAATGCATTCTCAATAATTCTGGGATATAAGTTGTTTTCTAATGCTAAAAACTAGTAAGCTGTTATAGAATTACATAGTTCATATTTCATTTGCAAATAGTTTAACTTTTTGTAATACAGATTATTAGCCTCATAATCAGGAGAAAACAATATTTGTGGATTAACTCTACATCCACCCATGATAAAACTGAGGCTTCTCTTTTTGTTTCTGTTACTCGCATGGAAACTGCAAGGGCAGGAACTTACCAATTCTTTTGCGAAGAAGTCTGTTTTAGCCAATGGTGATTTTCACAAAATAGCTGTCGATAGCTCGGGTGTTTACAAACTCGATTATGCTTTTTTCCAAAGCGTGGGCATCAACACTGATATACTTAATATCAACAGGATAAGGGTTTTTGGTAATCCGGGGGGGATGTTACCTCAAGAAAATAATGCGGCAAGGTACGATGACCTAATCGAAAATCACCTTTGGGTGTATGATGCCAACCATAACAAAGATTTTGATGCAGAAGATTATCTCCTTTTTTATGCACATGGTCCAGATAAAGTGATCTATGATGAGGAAAAGGAAATGTTTCTCAACCAAACTAATTTATATGCTAATACCAATTTCTACTTTATTGAACTTTTTAAAAGGAAGAGTGAAAAAATAGAAACAGCTTCTAATAAATCAGTTCTGCAAAATTCAGAAGCAATTAATAGCTTCGATTATTTCCAATACCACGAAACTGAAAGTATTAATTTGTTGAGTTCGGGCAGAGAGTGGTATGGCGAAAAATTTTCGCTAGATGAAACGCCAACCCATCATTTTCAACTAAAAGATTATTTACCCCAGAGCGAATCTGCCATAAGAATGTGGGTGCAAGCAATGAACAGAGAAACCGTGCCAGTTCATTTTGATATTGAACTCAATAACCAACATATCGGAGAGATTGATATTGATGCTGTGTCTAAATCTGCTTTTGGTGAAAAAGGCAATGTAAATGACTGGTATGACTATTTTAGTGTTGCCAATTTGTTAAGTGATAGTTTAAATGCCTCATCATCTTTAGATATTCAAATTTCATTAAGTAGTACTGGTGAAAATGCAGAAGCTTATTTGGATGCCTACGCCATTCAATTTGCAACTCAGTTAAAATGGAAAAATCATCAGTTTCATTTTCGCTCTTTAACTTCTAAAGAACAATCTGAAAATACTTATCAAGTAACAGGCTTGCCCGAGCGGGCAATGGTTTGGAATATTAGCCAGCCGGGTGTTCCTGTAAACATGAGTTTGATTTATGCTAGTGGAAATGCTTTTTTTATTGATGAGCATGAGGGTTTGCAAGAATACATAGCTTTTAACCCAGAACAATGTCCGAATCCTACTGGAATTGGAAAGGTGGAAAATCAGAATTTACATGGCATCACACCACCTGAGTTACTGATTATTACTCCTGACTCTTTGCGGTCTATTGCCAAAGTTTTAGAAAGATTTAGGGAGAATGTAGATGGCTTGTTAGTAACCACTATTTCGATTGAAAAAATCTATAATGAGTTTTCATCAGGCAGAAAAGATGTAACAGCTATTCGTAACTTTTTAAAGATGCTGTATGACCGAAATGGCAATAAAAGGCAATTGAAATATGTCTTGTTGTTCGGTGATACTTCTTACGATTATAGAGGAATTGAAAACAGCAGCGAAAACCTCATCCCAATCTATCAATCCAGAAATTCTTTGCATACAGTGCACAGTTATGCTTCTGATGATTACTTCGGTTTTTTGGACGACGACGAAGGTATTTGGAAGGAGGGTACATCTATTTACAGTGACGAAGTTCACGATCTTGAAATTGGCGTGGGCAGGTTGCCGGTAAGAACCAAGCAAGAAGCGCAAGAGATAGTAGAGAAGCTCATTCAATATCAAAACAAATCTAGTTTGGGCAGATGGCGAACACAACTGGGTTTTGTGGCAGACAACGGAGATGCAAATATCCACCAACTTCGCTCAGATTATCTGGCGACTCAAGTGGAAAAACAGCATGAGTTATACACACCAGACAGACTTTTTGTGGGGGCTTATCCCATAGAAACTGAAGGTAATAGCAAAGTGAGTACCGAGGGCAGACGTGTGTTAGATGAGTTTGTAGAAGAAGGAAAATTGATTATCGATTACATTGGGCATGGTGCAGAAACGGGTTGGACTAACGAAAAGATTCTTACCAATGGGCAAGCTATTAACTGGCGAAACTTGGATAATATGCCAGTTTTTATCACTGCTACTTGTGAGTATGGTAGGTTTGACGATTGGAAACAGAGATCGGGAGCGGAGCTTTCACTCATGAATCCGTTAGGCGGACCAATTGCTTTGGTAACTACCACGCGACCAGTGGTGGCATCTACCAACTTTAAATTAAGTGAGGCATTTTATGATGTGGCTTTCGAGCCTTTGGCAAATGGAGAAATGCCGCGTTTGGGCGACATCATCAGACAAACAAAAAACAACAGTGTTTCTGGGACTCTCAATAGAAACTTCTCGCTCTTGGGTGACCCTTCCATGAAATTAGCATATCCTAGTCTAAAGGTTTTTACAGCCTATTTGAATGATCAAACACCAAATGCCAAGCTTTCCATTAAGAGTGGTGAGAAGCTCACCGTGCAAGGTTATATCGGAGAAAAAGAGGAGAGAGTAAACGAGGGATTTGAGGGAATTCTTGAGGTGATTGTTTATGCTGCTCCGATTGAAAAAAAGACTTTGGGAGATAGCGATAATGAAAAAATGACTTACCACAATCGCGAAAAGGTTTTGTATAAAGGGAGTGCCAGTGTTTATAAAGGTAATTTTGAATTTACTTTTGTAATGCCTGACTTCGAAGAAAATACTGATGAGCAGTTGAAAATAAGCTTTTACGCCAAACACAATACTGAGTATATAGATGCAGCTGGATATTATTTATTAGATTCTGATGTAAGTGGAAATGATATTGAAAACACAGATCAGACACCACCAGAAGTAACTCTCTACCTCGATGATGAAAATTTTAATGCAGGAGATGAAACAGGTAAAAATCCAGTGTTGTATGCTCGCTTATTTGATGAATTTGGAATTAATACAGCAGATGAAGGTAAATCAATCAAGTTGGTGATTGATGATGAATTTGAAAAAACTTTTCAATTAAATAATTACTATGAGAATGATTTGGATTCTTATCAAGCCGGTTTGGTGAAATTCCAAATGCCTGAGTTAGAAACAGGCATTCATTTTATCACATTACAAGTTTGGGATAATAATGGTAACCAGACAGAAACTGGCTTGTATTTTAATGTTACTGAAGGCATACTTTCTGTTTTAGAAAACCTGATTGTGCACCCCAATCCATCTTTTGATGCTGTAAATTTTACTTTTCCGGTTACCAGTGCTGAAACTGGGTTTAATGTAAAAATCAATTTGTATGATGATAATGGGGCAATTATCCAAGAAATTGCGGGAGACTTTACACAAGGTTCAACAGAGGAAAAAACATTGCAGTGGAATGGAAAAGGTCCCGGAGGTTATGAGCTAAGTTCCGGAACCTATTTTTACGAAATCTTTGTGAACTACCACACTTCAAGCAAACTCGAAACCACCAGCGGTCAATTTGTTTTGCTGCATTAATTTCTCATTTCCCCATCGA
Encoded proteins:
- a CDS encoding porin family protein; the encoded protein is MKKTLFTIIISLLASFTFAQVKFEKGYFIDNNNQRTDCLIKNLGWKNNPTSFEYKALKDSSSTNTQTATIETIKEFGVEGAFRYSRFTVQMDKSSSAISDLTKDREPVFEEATLFLKLLVGGKINLYVYETGKLTRFFYNTPSGDVNQLVYKLYKTESGEISKNVYYQQQLWNEVKCEELSMSDAKRVRYLQNDLIKYFVKYNECENADLILFQKGKSKMPFSLSLRPGVTFANTTMESVSDNEIDFGSKTNLRIGLEAEFVLPYNKNKWAIVIEPTYQSFESEGMLLTQNVSFEYHSIDFPLKLRYYSFLNDNSKIYLNAGVLTSLLFNSEITFGTNDVRALDNDLSFTLGAGYNFKNRLNLEFILNGSRDLTRDNLNWETKYNAFSIILGYKLFSNAKN
- the porU gene encoding type IX secretion system sortase PorU, translating into MIKLRLLFLFLLLAWKLQGQELTNSFAKKSVLANGDFHKIAVDSSGVYKLDYAFFQSVGINTDILNINRIRVFGNPGGMLPQENNAARYDDLIENHLWVYDANHNKDFDAEDYLLFYAHGPDKVIYDEEKEMFLNQTNLYANTNFYFIELFKRKSEKIETASNKSVLQNSEAINSFDYFQYHETESINLLSSGREWYGEKFSLDETPTHHFQLKDYLPQSESAIRMWVQAMNRETVPVHFDIELNNQHIGEIDIDAVSKSAFGEKGNVNDWYDYFSVANLLSDSLNASSSLDIQISLSSTGENAEAYLDAYAIQFATQLKWKNHQFHFRSLTSKEQSENTYQVTGLPERAMVWNISQPGVPVNMSLIYASGNAFFIDEHEGLQEYIAFNPEQCPNPTGIGKVENQNLHGITPPELLIITPDSLRSIAKVLERFRENVDGLLVTTISIEKIYNEFSSGRKDVTAIRNFLKMLYDRNGNKRQLKYVLLFGDTSYDYRGIENSSENLIPIYQSRNSLHTVHSYASDDYFGFLDDDEGIWKEGTSIYSDEVHDLEIGVGRLPVRTKQEAQEIVEKLIQYQNKSSLGRWRTQLGFVADNGDANIHQLRSDYLATQVEKQHELYTPDRLFVGAYPIETEGNSKVSTEGRRVLDEFVEEGKLIIDYIGHGAETGWTNEKILTNGQAINWRNLDNMPVFITATCEYGRFDDWKQRSGAELSLMNPLGGPIALVTTTRPVVASTNFKLSEAFYDVAFEPLANGEMPRLGDIIRQTKNNSVSGTLNRNFSLLGDPSMKLAYPSLKVFTAYLNDQTPNAKLSIKSGEKLTVQGYIGEKEERVNEGFEGILEVIVYAAPIEKKTLGDSDNEKMTYHNREKVLYKGSASVYKGNFEFTFVMPDFEENTDEQLKISFYAKHNTEYIDAAGYYLLDSDVSGNDIENTDQTPPEVTLYLDDENFNAGDETGKNPVLYARLFDEFGINTADEGKSIKLVIDDEFEKTFQLNNYYENDLDSYQAGLVKFQMPELETGIHFITLQVWDNNGNQTETGLYFNVTEGILSVLENLIVHPNPSFDAVNFTFPVTSAETGFNVKINLYDDNGAIIQEIAGDFTQGSTEEKTLQWNGKGPGGYELSSGTYFYEIFVNYHTSSKLETTSGQFVLLH
- a CDS encoding class I SAM-dependent methyltransferase; protein product: MNINYAKTTMTYTTINAKQAEKMKRYYIFHSKIYDLTRWTFLFGRKRLVKNIPFQPTDNFRLLEVGCGTGYNLAKIHEQFPNAELTGIDVSDDMLQIAEKKTQKAGDKVKLVCEAYGDKTTIESGFDVVMFSYSLSMINPFWEDLLEQALRDLKPGGYLAVTDFHDSKFVSFKKWMGVNHVKMEGHLFEWLDKYFTKHQSKVKKAYAGVWEYLIFIGKKEL
- a CDS encoding DUF3419 family protein, whose product is MSFNLPNVRDIIFKQVHTNNLVYNTCWEDPRCDRHLLKLKSDSSLIMITSAGCNALDYLLDNPQVIHAIDMNPRQNALLELKVAIFQHGDYEHLFKFFGEGAFEGAAAYYQKNLRAHLSDFSKKYWDKNIAYFNGKGLKKSFYFNGTSGLLAGMLMAYIKTKPKLFKLVNALFEAETLDEQKKVYKQMEPLLFNEPVKWLLNRHITISLAGVPRPQRQLIMETYEKEGVAGYVKDSLRHIFCNISVKNNYFWYVYVFGSYTKDCCPEYLKEENFEKIKANSDRIKLHTTTISQFLKDHPDNYSHYILLDHQDWLAAHDVVALNEEWELILKNSKKDTRILQRSAANKIDFFPEFIMPKIDFEEEITASWHLNDRVGTYGSVYLGMVK